TTTAAAACACGATATATCATGAAAAAGTTAGTATTTGCCCTGCTGTTTGTATTTGCAGGACTCGGAGTATATGCACAGGATTCCGACCTCGCACAAGCCGAAACCGAAGCTACTGAAGTAGCCGCAGAAGTCCAGGACGATTTTACTGAAATCGCCGTGGATGAATTGCCTGCAGCCGTTCAGGAAGCTGTTTCCACAAATTACCCGTCGGCCACAATCAGCAAGGCCTTCGTCAACGAATCTGAACAGTACAAGCTCGAAGTAGCCCTGGAAGACGGAACTACAGGAACCCTGTATGCCGACGCCGAGGGTAATTGGATTGACATGTAATCACTGACGTGTAAAAGTCGAGCTTGAGTTATTTGTTTTGTATCAAGTTGGTTTGGTTGAAGGGAGTCGCTGTTAGCGGCTCCTTTCTTTTTGTATAAAGTCCCCAAACTTTCCAATCGGGTGCGGAATTAACGTTTTCCTCACGTCGCCGCGCCGCTGTTTCCCGTATATAGGATACAGACCCAAACCGATATGCCAAAAATCCTGATTATTGAGGACGACGCAGCCTTTGGCCAGATGCTCTCCCGGTACCTGGAACGCAACGGATACCAGGTGCAGTGCTTTCCCGGGGCAGAGCCGGCAATGGAATCGCTGGATCGGGGAGGCGTGGATCTCCTGCTTACCGACCTCCGGCTCCCGGCCTCCGACGGGATCGAAATTATGGAGTCCGTGAAGAAAAAGCACCCGGAGACTGCGGTGATCATCATGACCGGGTACGCCGAGGTGGAAACCGCCGTCTCTTCGATGAAGAAAGGCGCCGCCGACTATATTTCCAAACCCTTTACCCCGGACCAGTTGCAGGTAGTTATCCAACAGGCCCTCGCCAAAAAGCGTCCGGCCGGCCGGAAACCAGGGGCGGGGGACCCGGAAACTTCCCGGGCCAAAGACAACCAGCCGTTGCCTTCCCTGCCCTCCGACAAATCGCCGGGTATCAGCGGGGTGAGCGAGGCGTCCAAAAAACTGGCGGGCCATATTGAACTGGTGGCCCCCACGGCCATGTCCGTACTCCTGACCGGGGAAAGCGGCACGGGCAAGGAGGTGGCCGCACGGAACATCCACCGCCAGAGCAAGAGGCGCAAGGGGCCATTTGTCGCCGTCGATTGCGGGGCCATCCCGGCCGATCTGGCGGCCAGCGAATTCTTTGGTCATATCAAGGGCAGTTTTACCGGGGCCGTGCAGGACAAATCCGGATACTTTGAGGCTGCCGAAGGGGGCACCCTGTTCCTGGACGAGGTCGGTAACCTGTCCTACGAGAACCAGGTCCAGCTCCTGCGTGCATTGCAGGAACGAACTGTACGCAGGGTGGGAGGCAACCGGGAAATCCCGGTCGACGTCCGTATCGTTACCGCGACCAACGAAGACCTGGCCCGGGCCGTACGGGAAGGGGATTTCCGCGAAGACCTCTACCACCGCCTCAATGAGTTCAGCATTTCCATTCCCGCCCTCAGGGACCGGCAGGCGGATATCCCCATTTTTGCCGAGTATTTCCTGGAGAAAGCGAACGACTACCTGGACCGCACCTGCCCGGGATATGAGCAGGACGTATTACAGCGGTTCTCTACCTATGCCTGGCCAGGCAACCTCAGGGAGTTCCGGAATGTCGTTACCCGCGCCGTCCTCCTCAGTGAGAACCGCCCGATAGGGATGGAGGTGCTGCCGGCTTCCATGCAGGGGGATACCGACCCGCCAGTTGCCGGGACGGGACTCGAACTCACACGGGAGGAATACGAGCGGAAGCGCATTCTAAGCGCACTCGAGCAAACCAACTACAACAAGACCCAGGCAGCCAAATTGCTTCAGATTACCCGGAAGACCCTGTACAATAAAATCAATCGGTATAAGCTGACGGTTCCCTGAGGTCCCGCCTGAGTTTTTCCAGGAGGGACCCGATCGTCGGATCGAGTTGATCCAGGGCCTGCGATGCCCGCGCCATATCCAGCGGGTCGGATTCCCCGGCAGCTTCGATTTCCGAGAGGCGGGATGCTGCCTGCTGCAAGCCGAGTTGCCGGAACATGGGCAGTACGCGATGGGCAATTCGCGACATTTCGACCGGGTCTTTCCGGTCGCGGGCCGCCTGCAATTCACCCATGCTTTTCAGGGTACTATGGTAAAACGTCTCCAGAACTCTCCGAAGCGCCCCGGGGTCCGGGCCCAGGAATTGTTCCAGGGAACGGGTGTCCATATAGGTGCCGGGCTCCGGGGTGTTGGGCTCCGGGGTGTCCGGCTCTGGCCCGGAATCGGAAACCTCCGGCTTTACCTCCGCGCCAAGCCCCAGGCAGGCGGCAAATTCCCGTATCGAAAAAGGCTTGTGAAGCAAATCCGAAAAACCGGCTTCCACGGCAGTGTCCCGCTCCAGGTCGCGCCGGCCGCTCATGGCGATAACCGGTTGCCCCCGGTAGTGGTCAAAGGCACCATCCCGGAGCATTTTCAGGCCGCTGAAACCATCGGTTTCCGGCAATTCGATATCGGTTACGACCACATCGTAGGAGAGGGAAGCATCCCGGGGCAGGGAGGGGTAGCCATTTGCCGTCAGGCACCGGATGCCCAGGGTTTCGCAATAGGAGTCTAGCATGGCGCACAGGCTGGGGTCGTCGTCGATGACCAGGACGGATTGGATCCCGGCGGGGAGCGGGGTTGTGCCATTGGCAGCCGCTTCCCGTTTTTTCCCAGGCGTGCCGGTAGCGCCGGGGTCCTCTTTTCCAGGCGCCATACGCAGTGTCACGGGGACCCGCAGGGTAAAGGTGCTTCCCCTGCCCCATGTACTCCGCGCCGTCAGGCTGCCCCCGAGCAATTCGCTGAGTTTCCGCGAGATCGTGAGGCCCAGGCCGTATCCCTTCTGCCCGGCACCGGCATCGGCTTCCGCCTGGGTAAATTCCTGAAAGATCGACTCGAGGTTTTCCTCCCGGATTCCCATCCCCGTATCGCTCACCCGGATTTCGAGCTCCCTGAGGCCTTCCCGACCCCCATTCCCCGAGGGGCGGAGGCGTCCCGAAACGGTGATGGTGCCCTCGCGGGTAAACTTATAGGCATTGCCCAGCAGGTTGCTGAGGATTTGCCGGACCCGGAACGAATCGCCCAGGCAGGGCGTATCGAGGACGCGCTCGAGGTCCAGTTCCAGGGCTACTCTCCCGGTGCGGTTGGCCGCCTCGATGCTGTGGCAGGTTTCCCGGATCAATTCGGCCGGGATAAAAGGCAGTTCTTCTGTTTTGAGTTGTCCGGCTTCCAGGCGCGAGAAATCGAGTAGGTCGTTGGCCAGGCGCTCCAGGTAGCGTGAAGCCGAATCCATGGCCGCTGTATAGGCAGCCTGCTTTTCACTCAGCTCGGTCTGCCCGAGCAATTCCCCGTATCCCTGGATGGTATTCAGGGGCGATCGCAGGTCGTGGCTCACCGAAGCGATCAGCCTTTCGCGGCTGCGGAGCAGGGATTCGCTGTATTGCTTCTCTTTTTCGAGTTTTCGCCGGTAGGTGGCGATCCTGTCGATATCCCGGTGGATGAAGAAAGCGAAGATGACCACGGCGACCAACCCGAGTAAGGCGGCACCTCCGGCCAGCCGGATCGTATCGCGAAGCGTTTCCCTCCGGCGAAGGGTTTCCCGTAGGGACTGGGCGCGGACCTCCTGCTCCAGGGACCCCAGCAGGCTCCGGATTTGCCCGGAAAGCTCCTGGTTGTTTGCGCGGACCTGCTCCAGGCGGGCCTGTCGGGATTGTTGATTCTGGCGCTGGCTGGCCCGGGCTTGTTCCAGGAGCCCTTTGGAAACCGAAAGGATGGAGTCCAGGTAGGCGGGGTCCGCATTCTTGTCGTTTAATTGGGGGGCGTTCCGGCTGAGCAGGTCGGCGTATTCCCGGAGCGATTGCTGTACCTGGGGGCTCATGTCCTGGAAGCCGGGGAACAGGTTTTCGGCCTGGAAGCGGCCCAGGGATTCCTGAATTTTATTGAATTCGGCCAGGGCATCACCGATGGACAGGTCGGTCCGGGCTTCCTGCCTGCTGAGGTTGAGCAGCTGCCGGGTATTGCGAACCTGTTGTTCCAGGAGGCCCTGGATACTGTCCAGCCCCATGAATTCCTCCGGGAGGCGGCTCTCTTCCTTCAGGTCCTGGATTTGGGCCCGGATGGAATCCACGTTCCTGCTATAGGCCTCAAAATCTTCCTCCCGGGGTGCCAGCCGGCTGCCAATGGCGCTCTCCGCCTCGTAGATCCTGGAAATCAGCCCCCCGACCCGCACGAGGCGCATATCGGCTGCCTCGGGGGCGTCCTCCCGGAAGTAGATAGCCACTTCGTTGTAGATCGCATAGCCCGTGATTCCCGCCAGGACAATCAGGCTCAGGTAGCTCAACAGTAATTTCAGGGTAAACCGGCCTTCCCGCTTCATATAAATCGCTCGCTTCTAAAATATATACGGAGCGCAGGCCTATATCGATTAAAAGAGGCCAAAAGATTTTACAATTTTTCCCCTTCACCTTATATTTGCCCCGTCTCTCAAGGGGTGCTCCGCGCAAATTGCTTTAGTCCGCAACGGACGGGCAGCAAGCCGGGGCTGAGATTACACCCGCTGAACCTGGGCAGGTAATGCTGCCAAGGGACCGAGCGTAGAAATGCGGCGCTCAATAAATCACTATTAACCATAGAATAACAGCCCCTTTTATTCGTAAAAAACACTTTACGGATGAAATCTTTATTCACAACAGTAGCCTTGCTTGGGCTGGCTACGCAAATTTCCGCCCAGCAGATTCCCGCCGACACCACCCAAATGGATTCGATCCGCCTCGACGAGGTGCTGGTGGCGGCCGTACGCGCCACGCGGGAATCCCCGGTAACCTTCAGCAACCTGAATTCCGAACGGATCGAGACCCGCAACCTGGGCCAGGACATCCCGATCCTGATGAATTACCTGCCCTCGGTGGTGACCACCTCGGATGCAGGTGCAGGCGTGGGGTATACGGGGATCCGGGTTCGCGGCAGCGATGCCACCCGGGTGAACGTAACCATCAACGGGATCCCGTACAACGATTCGGAGTCCCATGGCACCTTCTGGGTGAATATGCCGGACTTTGCCTCATCTACCGAAAACCTGCAGTTGCAGCGCGGGGTGGGGACATCCACCAACGGGGCCGGGGCGTTCGGCGCCAGCCTGAATGTACTCACGGAAGCTGTCTCGGAGGATGCCTATGCCTCCCTGGCGGGTTCTGCCGGCAGTTTTAACACCCACAAGGCCACCCTGAAATTCAGTTCCGGCCTGCTTAAAGAACATTTTGAGGTGTCCGGGCGGTTGTCGCGGATAAGGTCCGACGGGTATATTGACCGGGCTTCCTCCGACCTGGATTCCTACTTCCTGCAGGGGGCCTACCTGGATGAAAATACGCTGGTGAAGGCACTGCTTTTCGGGGGGCATGAGATCACCTACCAGTCCTGGTACGGTTTCGACCCGGCTACCCTGGGGGCGATTGGCGTGGACAACGACCTGGAAAGCAACCGCACCTTCAATATCGCCGGGATCCAATTCGACGATTCGGGGAATTTCGAAGGCTTTTACGAGAACCAGGTGGACAACTACAAACAGGACCATTTCCAGCTCCACTGGAACGAGCGCTGGACCCGGGCGTTCCAGACGAACATCGCGCTCCACTATACCCGGGGCCGCGGATTCTTTGAGGAATACGTGGACGAATGGTATTACACGAATATCCTCTTTGCCCCCGATGCCTCGTATGCCTTCCTGGGGCTGGACAACCCGGTGATAGACGGGGAGGAGCAAACGACCACCGATTACATCCGGCGCCGCTGGCTGGACAACGATTTCCTGGGGACGGTGTTTTCGGCCATCCACAACAGCGGCCCCCTGGAACTGACCCTGGGCGGCGGGTGGAACACCTATCGGGGCGACCATTTCGGCGAACTTATCTGGGCCCGGTATTCGGGCAGTCTGGAACGGGGCGACCGGTACTACAACGACGACTCCCGCAAGGATGATTTCAACGTGTTTGCCAAGGCCAACTTCACCGCCGGGGATCACTGGCGGTTTTTTGCCGATATGCAGTACCGGAGCGTGGCCTACGAGGCCAACGGGGCCGATACGGGCCTGGTGGACGACACCTTTGGGTTTTTCAACCCGAAGCTGGGGCTTACCTACCAGTTCCGGCCGGGCAGCAGCCTGTACTTTTCCTATGCCGTGGCCAACCGGGAGCCCAACCGGAACGATTACGAAGGGGGCAACCCGCGGCCCGAACGCCTGCACGACCTGGAATTGGGTTGGCGGAGCCTGGGGGAGCAGCTGACCCTGAACGCGAACCTGTATTATATGCGGTACAAGGACCAACTGGTCCTTACCGGCCAGTTGAACGACGTGGGGGCGCCGCTCCGGGCCAACGTGGGGGACAGCTACCGCACCGGGCTGGAAATCGATGCCGACCTGCGCATTTCGCCCCGGCTTCGCTGGCAACCGAACATCGCGTTGAGCATCAACCGGAATGTGGACTATTTCTTTCGCAGGGACGGGGAACTCACCTCCCTGGGGGACACGGAAATTGCCTATTCGCCGGGCGTCGTAGCCGGCAGCCGACTGGTCTGGTCACCGGCAGAAGACCTGCAGCTCGGGGTACTCACCAAATATGTGGGCGATCAGTACATGAGCAATATCGAAGCGGAAGGATCCCGGTTGGAAGCCTATTCGCAAACCGATTTGAATGTGCAGTACCGCATCCCGGCCTCCGGGGGCTTTCCGGAGATAACCCTGACAGGCCTGGTGAATAATCTGTTCGATGCGAAATTCAGTTCCAACGGGTATTTCTATACCTATGATGACGATTTCTCGAACCCCGGGGTGGTTACCACCATCGAAGGGGCAGGGTACTACCCGCAGGCGGGAATCCATTTCCTGGCTGGGGCCCGGGTGCGATTTTAAGGGTACAGGCCTATGGGGGCGCCCGGATGGAACCGATTGAAAGAACCCGGGCGCCAATCGCATTTTTAACGCGGGGCAGCCGTACGGCGCATCGGGAAATTCCATAGCTTTCCCAAGGGTAATTAATGGGTGCCGCCATGGAGCCTTCCTTCGATTCGCGCTATCGGAAAAACCTCGTACAGGTGCCGGAAATTATCCGGGAGGCATCGGGTATCCGCATTTTTGGCCAGTTGCTCAAATCGTTCCTCTTCAGTACGGATGTGGCGCTGATCCGCAATACAAATGCCAACGCCATCATCGCGGTTTACCCGTTTACGGCCCAACCCGCCATATCCCATGCCCTGATTTCCGCTGCAGATAAGCCCATCCTCTGCGGGGTTGGGGGTGGGGTAACCGGGGGGCGCCGCGTGGTAGAACTCGCCCTGCACGCCGAATTCCAGGGGGCCATTGGGGTGGTGCTCAACAAACCCGTGCCGGACCGCGTGGTGGCGCAGGTGAAGCGCAAGGTGGACATTCCCGTGGTAGTAACAGTGGTTTCTGCGGATGAGGACTTTCCCGCAAGGATCCGTGCCGGCGTGGATATCCTCAACGTGTCGGGGGCGGAGAACACCCCGGCGATCATTCGGAAAATCCGCCGGTTCGATCCGGATATCGCCATTATCGGCACCGGGGGCAAAACGGAACAAACCATCCGGGAGACCCTGGAGGCCGGGGCGAATGCCATCTCCTATACGCCTCCCTCCACGGCCGAGTTATTTAAGGAGGTGATGCAGCGGTATCGCGCCGGAGGGTAGTAAACCGGAGGGTAGTAAAGTCGATTAGCCGGTCAGTTGCTGACGGTGACGACATCCCCGCTTCGGGTTGCCCGGTATTCGAGCAGGTTGTAGTAGCGTGCCCCGTCGTCGGGGGGGTCAAACATCTGCCCGGTGAAGAGGCTGTAGGTGTAGTCTTCACAGGGGCAGACGGCGTTCTGCCCGTCGATTTGCATGGTGGAACACCCGTTGGGCGGATGGTTCGGGCAGCTGGCTTCAAAGGCGCGCATTTGGTCAAAGCCCGTATTCATCACAAAAAAGCCGCGGATACCCGCGCCCGCATTTCCGATATATACCGGGTTTCCCGTACTGGTAAGCGGGCTGTAGAGCGGGAGGTTGAGGTTCATCTCAAAGCGGAACCCCAGCTCCTGCAGGTTCGGGTTCCGGTTGCCTGCGTCGTTGCTGCATGCCAGGAGCAAAACGGACAGGAATAGCTTGTAAATTAAGCGGCTAGGGCGCATCGGGTTCGGGCTTCTGGCACAAAAATCAGTAAAAAATCCCTATATTTGCGTTAAATCCTCTCTAAATAACCTGTACGCAGCACAGGTTTTGCAGGGGATTTTCTCTTTATAAAATCCGGATGATATGAGTAAGGTATCCTATTATACGCCCGAAGGGATGAAGAAGCTGAAGGACGAGTTGAATCATCTGCGCGACGTGGAGCGGCCGAAAGCCTCCCAGGCCATAGCCGAAGCCCGCGACAAGGGCGACCTGTCCGAGAATGCCGAATACGATGCAGCCAAGGAGGCCCAGGGCCTGCTGGAGATGAAAATAGCCAAATTGGAAGAGGTGGTGGCAAATGCCCGACTGATTGATGAATCCCAGTTGGACACCTCCAAAGTCCTGGTCCTCTCCACCGTGAAACTGCGGAACCAGCAAAACGGCCAGGAACTCAGCTATACGCTGGTGGCCGAAAGCGAAGCCGACCTGAAGGCGGGAAAAATCTCCGTTACCTCTCCGATTGGCAAGGGCCTGTTGGGAAAGAAAGTGGGGGATACCGCTGAGATCCAGGTCCCGAACGGCACCTTGAAGTTCGATGTGCTCGAGATTACCCGTTAATTTATAACGCGCCTTCGGCCCGGGCACTCCCGGGTCCGAACCACCGAAACCTGACCCATTTGCACAATTGAAATAATAATTAGATATTTATCTAAATATATAATTATTGAATGCCCTTTTTAAATCGCTGAACGACCCCACCCGGCGGGAAATCCTGCAACTGCTCAAGGAGCGCGACCTGAGTGCAGGGGAAATTGCGGACCAGTTCAATATCTCGAAACCCAGCATTTCCCACCACCTGGACCTCCTCAAGCGGGCGGGCCTGGTTTCCAGCAGGCGCCAGGGGCAGTTTATGCTATACTCACTGAATACCACCATTGTCGAGGACCTGTTGCAGTGGGTCCTGGACCTAAAAAAATAAACGATGAAAACTTCCCTGCGAACCGAATGGCCCATACTTCTGATTGTGGCCGCACCTTTTATTTACCTCGCCCTGCAATGGAATCAGCTGCCCGAGCGGGTGCCCCTGCACTGGAATATCCGCGGGGAAATCGACCGGTGGGGAGATAAATCCGAGTTGTGGCTGATACCGATTCTGACTACCGGGCTGGTCTATCTGATATTCCTGGCCGTACCGGCCATCGACCCCAAGAATAAAATCCGGGAGATGGGCGTGAAGTACACCCAACTGAAATATATCGTCACGGTCTGTATGGCGGCTCTGGCGGTGGTCATCATCCATATGACCCGGACGGAAGGCACCCTATCGCCCGCCCCGCTCCTGGCGGTAATCGGACTGCTTTTTGCGTTCCTGGGCAACTATTTCAAAACCGTCCGGCCGAATTACTTTATCGGGATCCGGACCCCGTGGACCCTGGAACACCCCGAAATCTGGAACAAGACACACCGCCTGGGCGGGGTGCTTTGGTTAATCGGCGGCCTGCTGATAGTGCTTGTGGCCGCCCTGGCAAACGGACCCTGGCTCATGTACCTGTTCTTTGGGGTGACATCCGTTATCGTCCTGGTGCCCCTGGTCTATTCCTACCTGCTTTACCGGAAACTGGACCTGGGCTGAAAGGGCCTGGAGGCAACGCCATGGCCTGCCCTTCAGGGTGCTGGCACTGGAACGCCCACCCTTATACGCCCGGATTTTTCGTATCTTGGCGGGACAAAACCAACATCACATGCCCAGTATATTTACGCGGATCATCCGGGGCGAATTACCCAGCTACCAGGTAGCCGAGGATGAGGCCCACCTGGCCTTTCTCGATGTCAACCCGAACAGCCGGGGACATACGCTTTGCGTCCCCAAACAGGAAGTGGACAAGCTTACCGACCTGGACGCCGAGGCCTATGAAGCGTTGATGCGGTTTTCCCGCAAAGTAGCCCTGGGGATCGAAGCGGCCATCCCCTGTAAACGCGTGGGGCTCACCGTCATCGGCCTGGAGGTCCCGCACGTACACGTCCACCTGATCCCCCTCAACAGCATGGCGGATGCGACCTTTGGAAAAAAGGAAAAGCTAACCGAATCGGAATTTGAGGAAACGGCAGCAGCCATTCGCCGCCAGATCGGTTAGTTGAAAGAAGGCTCCCCGGGCTTGGGAACCGCCCGCCCGGCTTCAGGTCTGGCCCCCCGGGCTTTAAAACAGATTCCCCAGGCATCAGGAATAGCCCTTCCAGGGAATAGCCAGGCCCTGCCAAAGGATCAGAACAGGCCTTCCACATACATATACACCAGGGCGCCTACCAGGCAAATCCCCAGCAATACAAAGACGTAGAACGACGATTTGAAATGGATACGGGCCCGCTCCGGGCGGACCGCTTTTTCGTAGTATTCCACGCTCCTGTCAATATCCTCCGTCCATTTTACCGGGTAAATCACATTTTTACAGGTGTTGCATTCCAGTTCCCGCGTGACTTCCGGGCTGATGCGGTGATACAGCCACCCAAATCGGTGTTTTTGGTAAAACCGCAGGGTCATATCCTGGTTAAAACACTCCGGGCAGTTGTTGCTCAGAGGCGCTTCCTTGATAACTACTTGCTTTTGTTTTCCCATAGCTAATTCTTTATGCGCAGCGAGATTTGCATTACGGTGCCTTCCTTGCCGGAAGACAGCACTTTCACTTTCCCCTGGTGGTACTCCTCTACAATCCTGCGCACCAGGGAAAGTCCGAGGCCCCAACCGCGTTTTTTACTGGTAACCCCCGGGTCGAAGATTGTATTCCAGCGGGTTTTCGGGATGCCGTGGCCTGAATCGGTGATGAGTACATGCACCAGGGGCGGGTCCGGGGCGATCTCCAGGGAGATGTCCCCCTTGCCCTTCATGGCATCGATACCGTTTTTTACAATATTCTCAATGGTCCAGTGATACAGCGAGCGATTCAACAGCACCGGAAGGGATTCCGCCCGGGAGTGGAAGCTGAACCGGACCAGTTTGGAACTCCGCACCCGCAGGTAATCAAACGCGTTGCGCGTTTCTTCCACAATGTCGAGCGTCTCCAGGCGGGGCGTCGAGCCGATCTGGGAAAACCGCTCGGTAATGGTTTGCAGCCGGCCGATGTCCTTCTCGATCTCCGCGGTAATCTTCGGGTTGAGTTCCTCGGACTTCAGCAACTCATTCCAACCCAGCAGGGAGGTCAGGGGGGTCCCGATCTGATGGGCAGTTTCCTTGGCCATGCCCGCCCAGAGTTTATTCTGTTCCGATGCCTTATTGGTCTTGAAAAAGAAGAAAATAACCGCGCCGAACAGGAAGATGATCAGGAGCAGGGCCACCGGGTAATATTTCAGCTTGTTGAGTACCTCGGAATTCCCGTAGTAAAGCGTGGCGAGCAACTCGCCTTCGTACTCGATGCGGATGGGCGTGTTTTCCGACCGGAATGTCGCAATCCGGCCCGCGATTTCCTCCTCGTCTTCCGGGGAGACGTCCGGCATGTTGTTGATCCGGTAGGAACCGTCCGAATTGACGAGGATCATCGGCGTACTCGTATTGTTCTGGAACACCCGCAGGTGCAGGTTTCCGAGTTCCTGCTCTTCCGAAAGCCGCAGGAGTTCGGATTGGGCCGTGGCCCATATCTCCATCTTGTTGCGCTCTTCTTCTTTGAATTTCCTGAAAAAGCTATTTGTGTTCCAAAGGATCAGGCTGACGATCACAAAGGACGTGATCAGCAGGATGGCGTTCAGGATTTTCTTTGGCGGATTGAATCGCATGCCCCCTTGGCGGATTTTTTTGGTTTTCCGGGCAGTCTGCCGGTTGGCAACTCCACGCGGACCATTCGGTTAAATATAACTCAATTTGGGCGGAAATGTTGTGGCGGGATCCCGGAGCGGGATTGCACATTCGATGTAATTTTACCTACCTTTGCCCCATGACCTCAGGCACCCTGTCACTCTTGCCGGAAGACTTGGAAACACGGGAGTTACACGCGTTTTTACTCGGTGCGGTAGCCCCGCGTCCCATCGCCTTTGCAAGCACGGTGGATGCCGGGGGAACCCCCAACCTGGCGCCGTTCAGTTATTTCAATGTTTTCGGGACCAACCCGCCGGTGCTCATCTTTTCGCCGGCCAGGCGCGTCCGGGACAATACGGTAAAACACACGTTGCTGAATGCCGAAAAGACCCGGGAGGTGGTCGTCAATATGGTGTCCTATGAAATGGTACAGCAGATGTCCCTGGCGAGCACGGAATACCCGGAAGGGGTGAACGAATTTGAAAAGGCGGGGTTTGGCATGGTGCCTTCCGATTTGGTGAAACCCTACCGGGTGGCCGAAGCCCCGGCCCAGTTTGAGTGCCGGGTAACCCGGATCATGCCGTTGGGTGAAGGGGGAGGCTCCGGGAACCTGATATTCTGCGAGGTGGTCAAAATCCACCTGAAAAAAAATATATTGTCCCCTCCGGGATTGCCCGATCCCAAGAAAATGGACCTGGTGGCCCGTTTGGGGGGAAACTGGTACAGCCGGGCAGCTGCCGGGCTTTTTGAAGTCCCGAAGCCGCTGTCGAGCCTCGGCATAGGGGTAGACGCCATCCCGGAACCCATACGGCTCAGCAAGGTGCTGACCGGCAACGACCTCGGAAGGCTTGGCAACGTGGAAAAACTGCCGGATGCCGCCGAGGTCAGCGCCTTTGTTTCCTCGGACGTCAACGCCCGTAAAGTAATCAGCGCCCGGGATACCGAGGCGCTGCACCGCAGGGCACAGCAATACCTGGAAGGCGGGGACGTCCATACCGCGTGGAAGTTGTTGTTGGCTGGACTGGAATGAAGCAGGCAGGGCTGGAATAGGTTCAGGCAAGGCTGCAACAGGCAAAGCTGCCACAGGGACGGACTAGGTTATAACAGGTGTAAGCAGGGACATAAAGCGGAAGAATACCGGGTTTGGTACCCGGCCCATTAAATCGAATAGAAATTTACAATTAATACAAGCGAGACGCATGGAGATTCAAGGAACCATCAAAGTAATCGAGGAAACCAAAACATACGGAAGCAATGGCTTCCGCAAGCGGGAAATGGTAGTAACCACGGACGAACAGTACCCGCAGCACCTGCTGGTGGAATTTGTACAGGACAAGACCAACCTGCTGGACAAGTTCCAGGTAGGCCAGCAAGTCAAGGTAAGCATCGACCTGCGCGGTCGGGAATGGGTAAGCCCGCAGGGCGATACCAAGTATTTCAATTCCATCCAGGGCTGGCGCATCGAGAACCTTCAGGAAGCGACCCCGGGCGATGACATTCCCCCGGTACCCCCGGCCGATGCCTTTGAGCCGGCGGACAACCTCAAGGAAGAGGATTACGACGACCTGCCGTTTTAAGGGATATCGGCGCCGGGCCCACCCGGCACAACCATGTCAGTTACCCGGACAATAGAGGCTCTTTTCAGGCGGTTTT
This genomic window from Robiginitalea biformata HTCC2501 contains:
- a CDS encoding Rieske (2Fe-2S) protein, producing the protein MQIDGQNAVCPCEDYTYSLFTGQMFDPPDDGARYYNLLEYRATRSGDVVTVSN
- a CDS encoding SdpI family protein codes for the protein MKTSLRTEWPILLIVAAPFIYLALQWNQLPERVPLHWNIRGEIDRWGDKSELWLIPILTTGLVYLIFLAVPAIDPKNKIREMGVKYTQLKYIVTVCMAALAVVIIHMTRTEGTLSPAPLLAVIGLLFAFLGNYFKTVRPNYFIGIRTPWTLEHPEIWNKTHRLGGVLWLIGGLLIVLVAALANGPWLMYLFFGVTSVIVLVPLVYSYLLYRKLDLG
- a CDS encoding HIT family protein; amino-acid sequence: MPSIFTRIIRGELPSYQVAEDEAHLAFLDVNPNSRGHTLCVPKQEVDKLTDLDAEAYEALMRFSRKVALGIEAAIPCKRVGLTVIGLEVPHVHVHLIPLNSMADATFGKKEKLTESEFEETAAAIRRQIG
- a CDS encoding flavin reductase family protein; the encoded protein is MTSGTLSLLPEDLETRELHAFLLGAVAPRPIAFASTVDAGGTPNLAPFSYFNVFGTNPPVLIFSPARRVRDNTVKHTLLNAEKTREVVVNMVSYEMVQQMSLASTEYPEGVNEFEKAGFGMVPSDLVKPYRVAEAPAQFECRVTRIMPLGEGGGSGNLIFCEVVKIHLKKNILSPPGLPDPKKMDLVARLGGNWYSRAAAGLFEVPKPLSSLGIGVDAIPEPIRLSKVLTGNDLGRLGNVEKLPDAAEVSAFVSSDVNARKVISARDTEALHRRAQQYLEGGDVHTAWKLLLAGLE
- a CDS encoding DUF3127 domain-containing protein, which translates into the protein MEIQGTIKVIEETKTYGSNGFRKREMVVTTDEQYPQHLLVEFVQDKTNLLDKFQVGQQVKVSIDLRGREWVSPQGDTKYFNSIQGWRIENLQEATPGDDIPPVPPADAFEPADNLKEEDYDDLPF
- a CDS encoding sensor histidine kinase, yielding MRFNPPKKILNAILLITSFVIVSLILWNTNSFFRKFKEEERNKMEIWATAQSELLRLSEEQELGNLHLRVFQNNTSTPMILVNSDGSYRINNMPDVSPEDEEEIAGRIATFRSENTPIRIEYEGELLATLYYGNSEVLNKLKYYPVALLLIIFLFGAVIFFFFKTNKASEQNKLWAGMAKETAHQIGTPLTSLLGWNELLKSEELNPKITAEIEKDIGRLQTITERFSQIGSTPRLETLDIVEETRNAFDYLRVRSSKLVRFSFHSRAESLPVLLNRSLYHWTIENIVKNGIDAMKGKGDISLEIAPDPPLVHVLITDSGHGIPKTRWNTIFDPGVTSKKRGWGLGLSLVRRIVEEYHQGKVKVLSSGKEGTVMQISLRIKN
- a CDS encoding autorepressor SdpR family transcription factor, with the translated sequence MNALFKSLNDPTRREILQLLKERDLSAGEIADQFNISKPSISHHLDLLKRAGLVSSRRQGQFMLYSLNTTIVEDLLQWVLDLKK
- the greA gene encoding transcription elongation factor GreA, translating into MSKVSYYTPEGMKKLKDELNHLRDVERPKASQAIAEARDKGDLSENAEYDAAKEAQGLLEMKIAKLEEVVANARLIDESQLDTSKVLVLSTVKLRNQQNGQELSYTLVAESEADLKAGKISVTSPIGKGLLGKKVGDTAEIQVPNGTLKFDVLEITR